One Rhodobacteraceae bacterium M385 genomic region harbors:
- a CDS encoding GMC family oxidoreductase N-terminal domain-containing protein: protein MMDGESHFDYIVVGAGSAGCLLANRLSADPSRRVLLLEAGKPDRYAWIHIPVGYLYCIGNPRADWMYKTQPAKGLNGRSLLYPRGKTLGGCSSINGMIYMRGQARDYDNWAELTGEAAWNWENSLNDFKAHEDHYKLDEGADPATGDNSRFSDMHGHGGEWRIEKQRLRWDVLDSFSDAANEAGIPKTEDFNTGDNTGVGYFDVNQRSGWRWNTAKAFLRPATSRPNLTVWTEAQVEKLTFAKAYDGQTRCTGAVVHRNGTPVTVRATQEVILSAGAVNSPQILQLSGVGPAALLRDHGIDVVKDAPRVGENLQDHLQIRAVYKVKGTKTLNTLASSLFGKAKIGLEYALKRTGPMSMSPSQLGAFARSDPSRPHANLQYHVQPLSLEAFGEDLHDFPAITVSVCNLNPTSRGHVRIASSDFRDAPEISPNYLDTDEDRKVAADSLRQVRQIMDQPAMQAYGPEEFKPGAQYQSDEELATLAGDIASTIFHPVGTVKMGRADDDSAVLDPHLRLKGVAGLRVVDASVMPNITSGNTNSPTIMIAEKAAAWILAGR, encoded by the coding sequence ATGATGGATGGGGAAAGCCACTTCGATTACATCGTGGTTGGCGCAGGGTCGGCGGGCTGTTTGTTGGCCAATCGCCTCAGCGCAGACCCATCGCGCCGGGTGCTACTGCTGGAGGCCGGAAAACCCGATCGCTATGCGTGGATTCACATCCCCGTGGGCTACCTCTACTGTATCGGAAATCCGCGCGCCGATTGGATGTATAAAACGCAGCCTGCCAAGGGGCTGAATGGGCGCAGTTTACTGTACCCTAGGGGCAAAACCTTGGGGGGATGTTCGTCAATTAACGGCATGATCTACATGCGCGGACAGGCGCGTGATTACGACAATTGGGCCGAATTGACCGGCGAGGCGGCTTGGAACTGGGAAAACTCCCTCAATGATTTCAAGGCGCACGAGGATCACTACAAGCTGGACGAAGGCGCGGACCCGGCGACGGGCGACAACAGCCGGTTCTCGGACATGCATGGCCACGGTGGAGAGTGGCGGATCGAGAAACAGCGCCTACGGTGGGACGTGTTGGACAGTTTTTCCGACGCCGCAAATGAAGCGGGCATTCCAAAGACCGAAGATTTCAACACCGGCGATAATACCGGCGTCGGCTACTTTGATGTCAACCAGCGCTCGGGCTGGCGTTGGAACACGGCCAAGGCCTTCCTGCGGCCTGCAACGTCGCGGCCTAACCTGACGGTCTGGACCGAAGCGCAGGTGGAGAAGCTGACCTTCGCCAAGGCCTACGACGGACAAACCCGCTGCACCGGCGCGGTTGTTCACCGCAATGGCACCCCCGTCACGGTCCGTGCCACGCAGGAGGTGATCTTGTCGGCGGGCGCGGTGAATTCGCCCCAGATTTTGCAGCTTTCGGGCGTTGGTCCGGCGGCCTTACTGCGCGACCATGGCATCGACGTGGTGAAGGACGCGCCCCGTGTCGGCGAGAACCTGCAAGACCATTTGCAAATCCGTGCGGTGTATAAGGTCAAAGGCACCAAGACCCTGAATACGCTGGCAAGTTCCCTGTTCGGCAAGGCCAAGATCGGTCTGGAATATGCCCTGAAACGCACCGGCCCGATGAGCATGTCCCCCAGCCAATTGGGGGCCTTTGCCCGCTCTGATCCAAGCCGCCCCCACGCGAACCTACAATACCACGTCCAACCCCTGAGCCTGGAGGCTTTCGGAGAGGATTTGCATGATTTCCCGGCCATCACCGTCAGCGTGTGCAATCTGAACCCCACCAGCCGGGGGCATGTGCGCATCGCCTCCTCCGACTTCCGCGACGCACCGGAAATCTCGCCCAATTACCTTGATACGGACGAGGACCGGAAAGTTGCGGCCGACAGTCTGCGGCAGGTGCGCCAGATCATGGATCAGCCGGCAATGCAGGCTTATGGGCCGGAAGAGTTCAAACCCGGTGCGCAGTACCAATCCGATGAGGAACTGGCGACGCTGGCGGGCGATATTGCCAGCACCATCTTCCACCCCGTGGGCACCGTGAAGATGGGCCGGGCAGACGATGACAGCGCCGTTCTTGACCCGCATTTGCGGTTGAAGGGTGTTGCGGGGCTGCGGGTTGTGGATGCCTCGGTCATGCCGAATATCACCAGCGGCAACACCAATTCCCCCACAATCATGATCGCGGAAAAAGCCGCCGCTTGGATCTTGGCGGGCCGCTGA
- a CDS encoding FAD-dependent oxidoreductase gives MPFDARPIAPQRIAIIGGGISGLAAAYLLARHHAVTIFEAAPRLGGHARTVMAGRNGDQPVDTGFIVFNYANYPHLTRMFQDLDVPVKKSDMSFGASVDGGRVEYGLRDLGALAAQRRNLLRPGFLRMVRDILRFNDKAERYATDDSATIGELMDDLSLGDWFQRYYLMPLCGAIWSTPPSEIRAFPARALVQFFRNHALLSASGTHQWWTVDGGSIEYVRRLEQHLRAHSVTIHTATQVQQVVRAAGGVSVVTGQGAQEPFDQVIFACHSDQALRLLQQPTAQERTALSAMRFQDNQMILHRDTTQMPQRRAVWSSWVYKADTTRPEPAIGVTYWMNRLQGIAEADPLFVSLNPSTEVPQHLIYDQTTFRHPVFDGPALAAQKQLTAMQGQNNTWFAGAYTRHGFHEDGFASAARIARLMDRQVA, from the coding sequence ATGCCCTTTGACGCCCGCCCGATCGCCCCCCAACGTATTGCAATCATTGGCGGAGGCATCTCTGGCCTTGCGGCGGCCTATTTGCTTGCGCGCCACCACGCCGTCACGATTTTTGAGGCCGCGCCACGGCTGGGCGGCCACGCCCGTACGGTGATGGCGGGGCGCAATGGGGATCAGCCTGTGGATACGGGCTTTATCGTGTTCAACTACGCCAATTACCCGCATCTGACGCGGATGTTTCAAGACCTCGACGTGCCGGTGAAGAAAAGCGACATGAGCTTTGGGGCCTCGGTCGATGGCGGTAGGGTCGAATACGGCCTGCGCGACCTTGGGGCCCTAGCGGCGCAGCGGCGCAACCTGTTGCGGCCGGGTTTCCTGCGTATGGTCCGCGATATCCTGCGCTTCAACGACAAGGCCGAGCGTTACGCCACCGACGACAGCGCCACCATCGGAGAGCTGATGGACGACTTGAGCCTGGGCGATTGGTTCCAGCGGTATTACCTGATGCCTCTGTGCGGGGCGATCTGGTCTACCCCGCCGTCCGAAATCCGCGCCTTTCCCGCCCGCGCTTTGGTGCAGTTCTTCCGCAATCACGCGCTGCTGAGCGCGTCGGGCACTCATCAATGGTGGACGGTGGATGGCGGCAGCATCGAATACGTGCGCCGGCTGGAGCAACACCTTCGCGCCCATAGCGTCACGATCCACACGGCAACGCAGGTGCAACAGGTGGTGCGTGCGGCGGGGGGCGTATCCGTCGTGACGGGGCAGGGCGCACAGGAGCCCTTCGATCAGGTGATTTTCGCCTGCCATTCCGACCAAGCCTTGCGGCTGTTGCAGCAACCAACAGCGCAAGAACGCACGGCGCTGTCGGCGATGCGCTTCCAGGACAACCAGATGATCCTGCACCGCGACACCACCCAGATGCCGCAGCGCCGCGCGGTGTGGTCCAGTTGGGTGTATAAGGCCGATACCACGCGACCGGAGCCCGCCATTGGTGTCACCTATTGGATGAACCGCTTGCAAGGCATCGCCGAGGCGGACCCGCTGTTCGTGTCGCTCAACCCCTCAACAGAGGTGCCGCAGCATTTGATTTACGATCAGACAACCTTCCGCCACCCGGTCTTCGATGGGCCTGCCTTGGCCGCGCAGAAGCAGCTGACGGCGATGCAGGGGCAGAACAACACGTGGTTTGCAGGGGCTTACACGCGCCACGGATTTCATGAGGATGGCTTCGCCTCGGCCGCGCGGATTGCCCGCCTGATGGACCGGCAGGTGGCCTGA
- a CDS encoding DUF1365 domain-containing protein, with protein sequence MHRPEHIAGTTTHRRKGAIKHHFSYDVDFVLINPEASAPGPALFGRNRFNLMAVRDRDHGGPMSKGRGPIWAREVLERHGLASDGVDLRLLTQPSYLGYAFNPVSFWLAQRDEALVAVIAEVSTPFGDRHSYLCHSPDFAPITALTRITTQKSLHVSPFQEVAGDYTFHFDIKRDRIAINILHRNGDQGVSASLFGPRAPLTNRVILGASLRRPLGAMRTMALIYWQALRLKLKGAVYRPRPTPPNSEVT encoded by the coding sequence ATGCACAGGCCGGAACATATCGCGGGCACTACGACCCATCGGCGCAAGGGGGCAATTAAGCACCATTTTAGCTACGACGTTGATTTCGTGCTGATAAATCCTGAGGCCAGCGCGCCGGGTCCGGCCCTGTTCGGGCGCAATCGGTTCAACCTGATGGCGGTCCGGGATCGTGACCACGGCGGCCCGATGTCCAAAGGGCGCGGCCCGATCTGGGCGCGAGAAGTGTTGGAACGTCATGGGCTAGCCAGCGACGGCGTCGATCTTCGCCTGCTCACGCAGCCAAGCTATCTGGGCTATGCGTTCAACCCCGTCAGCTTCTGGCTCGCACAGCGGGATGAGGCGCTGGTTGCGGTCATCGCCGAAGTCTCCACCCCTTTTGGCGACCGTCATTCCTACCTTTGCCATTCCCCCGATTTTGCCCCGATCACGGCGTTGACGCGGATCACGACGCAGAAATCCCTTCATGTCTCGCCCTTCCAAGAGGTGGCCGGAGATTATACGTTTCACTTCGATATCAAACGTGACCGCATCGCGATCAATATCCTGCATCGCAATGGCGATCAGGGTGTGTCGGCCAGCCTGTTCGGCCCCCGTGCACCCCTAACCAATCGGGTCATATTGGGGGCCAGCCTGCGCCGCCCCTTGGGCGCGATGCGCACCATGGCGTTGATCTACTGGCAGGCCCTGCGACTGAAGTTGAAGGGGGCTGTGTATCGCCCCCGGCCAACGCCGCCAAATTCGGAGGTAACCTAA
- a CDS encoding cyclopropane-fatty-acyl-phospholipid synthase family protein, whose amino-acid sequence MLFLTKRVKHDFLESCARIRQGTLRLRTPEGEVYDFGDGGTAAEIEIHDWSVVTSLAARGDIGLGETYVAGLWDTPSIADLTEVAVRNMEKLEGYAYPGFWNNLKFLAANRLMRANSVRGAARNIRAHYDVGNEFYQLWLDETMTYSSALFAPGDDDLSRAQNRKYDRILQHLGSGERVLEIGCGWGGFAERAAEHGRDVTGLTISPSQKGYADARLDGRAEIRLQDYRKCDGKFDNIVSIEMIEAVGETYWPTYFATLKDRLADRGHAVIQAITVPNDYFKTYRKSSDYIRHYTFPGGMLLSDAVIADQAKRAGLMVKDSHAFGADYARTLSIWSDRLDAQADRIRRLGYSDSFLRNWRYYLGICAGSFSADHTNVVQVELAHA is encoded by the coding sequence ATGTTATTCCTTACCAAACGCGTGAAACACGACTTTCTGGAGAGCTGCGCCCGTATCCGTCAAGGCACCCTGCGCCTGCGCACGCCCGAAGGCGAGGTGTATGATTTCGGCGACGGCGGCACCGCGGCCGAGATCGAGATCCACGATTGGTCTGTTGTCACCTCTCTTGCCGCGCGCGGTGATATCGGCCTGGGCGAAACCTATGTGGCGGGTCTGTGGGACACGCCCTCCATCGCCGATCTGACCGAAGTGGCCGTGCGCAACATGGAGAAGCTTGAGGGCTACGCCTATCCCGGCTTTTGGAACAACCTGAAGTTTCTGGCCGCCAACCGTCTGATGCGGGCCAATTCCGTGCGCGGTGCGGCGCGGAACATCCGGGCCCATTACGATGTGGGCAATGAGTTCTATCAGCTGTGGCTGGATGAGACGATGACCTATTCCTCGGCGCTATTTGCCCCCGGTGATGACGATCTAAGCCGGGCGCAGAACCGCAAGTACGACAGGATCTTGCAGCATTTAGGCAGCGGAGAGCGGGTGTTGGAGATCGGCTGCGGGTGGGGCGGTTTTGCCGAACGCGCCGCCGAGCATGGGCGCGATGTGACGGGGCTTACGATCTCTCCCAGCCAAAAAGGCTACGCCGATGCGCGTCTGGATGGCCGCGCTGAAATCCGCCTTCAGGATTACCGGAAATGCGACGGGAAGTTCGATAACATCGTCTCGATCGAGATGATCGAGGCCGTGGGTGAAACCTATTGGCCCACGTATTTCGCCACCCTGAAAGACCGGCTGGCAGACAGGGGGCATGCGGTCATTCAGGCGATCACGGTGCCGAATGATTACTTCAAGACCTATCGCAAAAGCTCGGATTACATCCGCCATTACACCTTTCCCGGCGGCATGTTGCTCTCGGACGCCGTCATTGCGGATCAGGCAAAGCGGGCAGGGCTGATGGTGAAGGATAGCCACGCCTTTGGGGCTGATTACGCCCGCACCCTGTCCATCTGGAGCGACCGTCTGGACGCACAGGCTGACCGCATCCGGCGCTTGGGCTACTCCGACAGCTTCCTGCGCAACTGGCGCTATTATCTGGGCATTTGCGCGGGCTCATTCTCTGCGGATCACACCAACGTCGTGCAAGTGGAGCTGGCCCATGCCTGA